CCCTGTAGGCATCCCACTAATGTGCCAATTAGTATCCCGGAGGTGAAACCCTTGATGGTCTTGTGGTCTCCAAGTATCCTCCTTCCATCTAGGAAATTCTTCCCCATGTCTAGGGGTCTTCCCCCTCCGAAAATGACCGGTGACATGTTAGCCATATATGAGGGTAGAATGTACCAGAGGGATTTCAAGATCAGTATAGTCAAATCTAACATCATCTATCACCTAACAAAGGTCACCTTATCGAAAACCCTCAGGAACTGGGCGTCTAACTGAGTAAACGATGTGTAAGCCCTCACGCGGGAGGGGATTTGTCTCTCGAGGAACCTCAGCAGATTCATGGCTATCAAAAATTTCCTTCTAGCGCTACCGAACTCATTAGAGAGGCTCAAAGACACAGCGTAAGGTCCGTATGCCTCGTCAATGAATCCATCATATCTCCCGAGCAGGTGAGCGAGCATCAGGAGTGGATCTATTCCCCCCGATAGGGTAGCATCTATTAGCAGGAGGTTTCTCTCCCGTCCGAAGACCTCTCCGAGCGTTCGGAGTGTGTACCCCTCAAAGGATATCAAGGCTACTTTTGAACCTGTCATTAGAGATTCCTTAATATCTTTTCTCAAGAGGCTTCCCTTCAAGTGGGATGGTGCTGCTATTAACTCCATCGAGGGGCACCCTTGCATCTTCGAGTAAGTATCCGTTCGAGCTAAAGAACTCATCGGCTAACTGAGGTACTTCTTCGAGGGATGCAATCTTAGTCATCCCCCTAAGCCATTCGGGGAATAGGTTCAGACACAGCTTGAACCTGCTATCCGCGAACACCACAAATCCTAAATCGTCAGATGACCTTACAGGTCTAGCTGCCGCTTGAGCCGCGGATCTACACGCTATTAGAAGCTCGGGATTGTCGAGTCTCGAGTATCTCCTCCATAGAGAGAGGGTGAGGGATCTGAAGATACCGGGTTTCATGAACTGCATCCCCACAATCACAGATGTGGACATGTATGGCCCTGGAAAATCCTCGCCCTCGCTGTTCCTGCCTCCCTGAACCCCTAGAAGTATGGCCCCCTGTCTCCAAGACCTCTTGTATCTCTCGATGAGGTAAGCCCTCTCTGTCTCTCGCATTCCCTTTCTCTCAACGAAGATAGGCCCCTCAACGAGCTCTTCCAAGCCAGCGTCAAGCAATCCCTGTACGATGTCATATGAGGAGGCAAATACTCCCATGTTCCCTAATACTGTGTGAGACAAGTCCGCTAGAGCAGTAGCTAGCCTGTAATACTCATAGCTGCTCCTCTCTTCGAATCTCGTGGTGAAGTCTCTCGTTATGTACGCCTCTAGGCGTCCCCATCTCGGTAAGGATACCCTTCTGTAGTTGGCATCCACTAAGAATTCTCCCCTAGACTCGCTCCCACCCCATGTCCCCGATATTAGAACGACCGATTCGTACTTGCTGAAAATCTCCTCTAGGGTGCTCTTGGGTCTCCTGAATAGAAGGAGTCCCTCTCCGGATAGAAAGACCTTTTCTGCTTCTAGGACTTCGCCTCTCAGCCATATCAGGGTCTCTCTAACCTCTTTAGGGACGGTTCCCTCGCAGACCAAGGAGGCAGCTAAATACCTCTTGGGAAGAGCAACGTAGCTCAGCCTCGACCTCTTAAAGTATGACAGTAAATCTCTAATCCTCCAGCAGTGGTGTGATATCGGGATGAGTAGGTCCCGTTCTATTGTGATAAAATGGTTAGACAGCCACGCTTTCTTCAAGTTGTGGCCCTCGTCTACTAGGATTGATCTTCTGACTCCGAGAGTTCCCTCCACGAACTTCAGCAAGCCTTCATCCATGAGATATGCATATGACGCAACTACCACATCGTAGTTCCCCTTAGCTATGGTCTTGAGGGATCCGTAATAAGGACATCCGTTTCCGCCCAAATTTAGGGGATCAAAACATCTCTCCTTATTTATCTGGCTGTTTCTAGCGAAATAGGGGCACTTTCCTTCCTCTCTAAGTTCATCGCATCTCTTGTTGAAGAGGTAGTAGTTTGCGATGCGGTTGGCCCTCCAGTTCAAACACAGCTCCCTCTTACCCCTCAAGGCAGCTACCTTGACCATGCTGAACCTTCTACATTCATCTAACACACGATCTATCTGGCTGTGGGTCCTGACGAGATACAAGAATGTAGCTCCAATCCTTTGCGAGAGATATTCCATGGCGGTAAGGACGGTGGCCGTCTTACCTATCCCGTTCGGGGCTTCTATGAGTGCTAGACCCCTTTCACTCAACGAAAGACACAGGTCAGCCAAGAGCTCCCTCTGTCCCGGCCTGAACTCATCAAAGGGAAAATGCCTTTCAATTCCCTCGCACACCTTGAGATTGTGGGTGAGCAATATATACAAGAAAAGGCGCAAAATTGGGTTAATAGTAAACCCTATAGCCGGGCTCGGTGGTCCTCTCGGTAGGAAGGGCACAGACGATCATAAGACGGTTGCTGAGGCGCTAAGGAGGGGGCTCAAGAAGACCTCATTAGAGAGGGCTACTAGGGCTTTGAAGTTCTTCAGGGGTATCGACGTGGTTGTATACGCTCCAAGGGGAGAGATGGGCGAAATTTCCGTTATCTCCGCTGGTCTGGGATCTAAGTTCATCCCTCTGGAGTACACGCCCTCCAGTCCCAGCACGAGGGAGGATACGCTGAGGGCATCTGAGGAGATCGTCAGGAAGGGCGTTGACCTTCTCTTGTTCTCAGGTGGGGACGGAACGGCAGCAGATGTGTTGAAGGTTGTGAACCACAGGTTAGTGGTCTTGGGTATACCTTCAGGTGTCAAGGTGTTCTCGTCCGTGTTCGCAAAGACTCCAGAGGATGCTGGGAGAGTGGCGAGGGATTATTTAGAGGGAAGATTGGATGAAGCCGTAGGAGAGGTCGTTGATATACCGGAGGAAGACTACAGGAGTGGCTCCTTCTCCCCCAAGGTTATAGGTACGCTGAGAGTACCTTGCTCACATTTGGTGCAGGGCAGCAAGAGCATGGAGGCTCCAGATGAGGTAGTGCTCGAAGGGATTTATAGGTACATCAGAAGCAGATTGGAAGCGAGAGGACTGATCGTTCTAGGCCCAGGTAGGACTGTGAGCTTTATAGCCGCCAAGATGGGCTACGAGAAGAACCCTTCAACTGTAGATGTGATCACAGGAGGGAAATACTTGGAGGATGTGGATTACTTTGAGATGGAATCCATCATCGGGGGATCCCAGGATAGGCCGTTAGTTATTCTAACCCCGATAGGGGGAACCTCGTTCCTCCTTGGAAGGGGGAATCACCAGCTCATACCCGCCATAAAGAGAGCCGACTGGGGGGAGGATGTCATGATAGTTTCAACTCCCTCCAAAATCAGGAACATAGAGGAGCTGCTGGTAGATGTGGACGAGCCCCTAGAGAATGTCCCCGGATATATCAGGGTGATAATAGGTTACAGGGAGGAGAAAATAGTTAGAGTGAGGTTGACTCAATAGAGCACGTAGGCTCTGCCTAAGGCATCCTCTATCACGCTCACGGGATCGTACTGTCCGTCCACCGCCGTTATACCCGTGCTGATAATGGGTTGCATATGCCCTATCCTCTCCGGTCCGAGGACATCGGGGGACTTTATACCCGTCAGCAGGAGTATCACCCTCACGCTGTCCCCAAGATGCTCGTCCATGTCGGCCCCTATCTTTATTATGGCATCGCTGGACATCCTAGATGCCACTATCTCCGTTATCTGGTGGACTTCAGTGAGTTTGAGGTTCTTCCCTCCGTATACGACTACTAGGGCTCCCTTGGCCCCGTCTGGGGAGATCTCTATCAGCTGGTTCCTAAGAGCCATCTTGACAGCCTCCTCTGCCCTCCTCTTAGGATCGCTGGATTCCCCTATCCCCACAGCCGCCACTCCTCCAGCGGACATGAGCGTCCTTATGTCGTTGAGATCTACATTCACCATGGTCCTCTTCCTGATGATCTCGGCTATCCCCTTCACCATTATAGCGAGGGTGTAGTCGGCCATCACGAAGGCCTTATCTATCGGGAGCTCACCAGCCAGATGTAGGAGCTTGTCATTGGATATGAGTACGACTGTATCGGCCCATTTTCTAAGTTGTCTTATTCCCTCTTGGGCTATCTTGTATTTGTGCCTCCCCTCGGTCTTGAAGGGGAGTGTTACGAAGCCTATCACCTTAGCCCCCTTGTCCTTAGCTATCTTCGCTACTATAGGGGCGGCACCTGTCCCGGTTCCACCTCCCATACCCGCCGCTATGAAGACCAGATCCGGTCTGCTTCCCAAGGCATCCGAGATCTTGTGGGAATCTTGCTCTGCGCAGGCTCTCGCCACCTCCGGCCTTCCGCCTGCGCCCAGACCGTTGGTTATGTTTTCCCCTATGAGAATCTTATGGGGAGCCTCTACACCATCCAAATGTACCTTGTCCGTGTTTATGGCGACGAGCCTGACTCCCTCGACGCCCAGCTTATTTAGGTTGTGAACGGTATTGGAGCCACATCCTCCCACCCCTACTATGACTATGTTGCCAGCGGAGTAATCCTCGCTCTTCACTGGGGTATCTAAGGAGTCGATAGCCCTCGCGGCGTCCATCATCGGTATGCCAGACTCGTCGTCAGTTGGTCCATTGAAGATCCTCCTGAAGAGGTCCACCATCTCCCTTCCTTGGGGAGATCCAGTCTCCTGCATCCCCTCAAACATCAGAAAGCCACACCTCCAGTGTTCCTCCTCTTATATTCCCTTATGAGGAGTCTTATAGCCTCCCTTATGGCCTCGCTCTTGCTAGTGAAACCGACCTCTTGGACCAGTTTCTCCAGTTCCCTCATGAGGGAGTGAGGTATATGGAACGATACTACTACCATGATACCACCGAGATCAATGAAATATACGCGACCTTAAGGTATGTTTGAGTTAACTGAGTAGGATATGGTAATTGTATTGTTAATATTTTCGTGGCGAATCCTTTATATAGTAATGTCACGTTTCAGGGTAACAAATCAATGTTTTCCGGAAGCAGGGCCGCGAACAGGTAATGTAGCTCAAATTGAAGTAAGATGGCTCAGCACATCCTAAAATTGACTTTCTACTTCGATTTATCTAGGGATATGACTGGCAACTTGTTGTATGGTCATTATCATTTCCACTCCGCGCTTACGACATGGAAGTGCTATAGTGTTAAGATAATCTGGTGGTGTAATATCCGATGCCAATGCCTGCAGAGAGCTTGATACCCAACGCTTCAGGCCTAATTACCTCTAAGATGATGAATTATCTGGGCATTAATAAGTTAGAGGATCTGTTTTCCGATGTTCCCGACTCCATCTTAATTAATGAGCCTACTGGAATCGGGAGATCTCTAACACAGTCTGAAGTGGAAGCTCTTTACTCTGAAAAACTGGAGAAGAACATATCCTTTAAACTGAGCTTCATGGGGGGAGGGATAGCTGATCACTACGTGCCTCCCCTAGTGGATGAATTAGTTACCAACCAAGAGTTCTACTCCTCGTATACACCCTATCAGCCCGAGATATCTCAAGGGATCCTACAGGCACTCTTTGAATATCAGTCACTCATGGCGGAGCTACTGGGTATGGATGTGGTGAATGCTTCCCTTTATGACTACGCCTCCGCATTGGGCGAGGCTGGGAGGTTCTCCGTTAGGGTCACTAAGAGGAAGAAGATTCTGCTCGCGACGACCACCCATCCAGAGAGGAAGGCCGTACTGAAGACCTACATGGAACCCCTCGATGTCCAAATAGTTGAGATCAACCGGGAGGCTAGTGGAGAGATCTCTTTCGATGAATTATCGGCTAGTATGGATGAGAACGTTGGTATGGTGTATCTGGAGACTCCGAATTTCTTTGGCGTTGTTGAGAGGGGGATTGAGGACGTAGCTGATATAGCTCACTCTAAGGGGGCACTCCTCGTCGTTGGAACTGATCCCCTACTAGCTGGGATAGTTAAGCCTCCTGGAGAGCTGGGAGCGGACGTAGTGATTGGAGAAGGACAGCACTTGGGCGGATATATGAGCTATGGGGGTCCATCATTGGGGATATTCGCGGTGAGGAGGAGCTTTAGGCACATCAGACAGCTCCCTGGAAGGTTAATAGGGATGACCAAGACCGTAGATAGGAGGTATCGCGGTTATACCATGGTCCTCCAGACGAGGGAGCAGCATATCAGGCAGGAGGAGGCTACTTCGAATATAACCACCAACTCCTCGTTGATGGCCGTGAGGGCAGCTATCTATCTGGCATTGTTGGGGCCTGATGGTATAAGATCCGTCGCCGAGAAGATCTTATACAATACGGAGTACCTCAAGAGGAAGCTGAGCGATCTACCATGCTTCAGCGTCCTGTTCGAGAACTCTCTTCATTTCAAGGAGATCCCCGTCGTGTCTGAAATACCTTGGGGTGAAGTGAACAGCTGGTTGTTGAGGAACGGGATCTTAGGGGCCTTTCAAGTATCCAAGCTATTCCCGGACGCTGATTCGACTGGAAAACTGGGCCTGCTCTCTACAACGGAGAAACACCGGCTTGCTGACTTAGATTTACTCTTGAGACTAATGGAGGAGGTGTGCTCATGAACAGGAGATATGTGCAGGCCAAGTGGCAGCTCAGCGAGGGGATTTTAGAACCCACCGTATTCGAACTAGGGGAAATTGGGAAGGGAGGTGTCGTAGTTGCTAGAGTGGAGGACGAGCTACGGAGGGAAGTAGGAGAACTGGAGGACCTGATTCCCCAAGACCTCCAGAGAGGAGCTATAGGATTGCCTGGACTGACCGAGCCGGAGGTGGCCAGGCACTACAGTCATCTAGCCCAGATGAATTACGGGGTCGACAGCGGCCCGTACTGGTTGGGCTCGTGTACGATGAAGTACACGCCAAAAGTCGCGATGAAGCTGGAGTCCCATCCATCCCTCAGGAACGCACACCCCTATGCCCCTGAGGAGAGTGTTCAGGGAATACTGGAGATCCTCTACGAGCTTCAGGAGATGCTTTCTTCCATAACGGGATTGCCCAAGTTCACTCTACAGCCAGCAGCGGGAGCTCACGGTGAGCTAGTCGGGGCCCTGATCATAAGAAAGAGGTTTCTTGACCTAGGGGAAAGAAGGGATGAAATCCTCATCCCGGAATCTGCCCATGGATCCAACTTCGCCAGTGCAGCAATGGCCGGATTCAAGGTGGTCAGGATTCCGCCCTCTGAGGAAGGTACTGTGGACATGGGGGCATTAAGAGCGGCCATTAGCGAGAGAACTGCTGGGATGATGATAACTAATCCCAACACACTAGGCATATTCGAGAGCGATATACTGGAGATAGCGGATCTCCTACACTCTAATGGCAGCTACCTCTACTACGACGGAGCTAACCTGAACGCGATAATGGGGTGGGTACGCTTATCAGATATGGGAGTAGATCTAGCCCATCTCAACGTACATAAGACCTTCAGCGCGCCTCACGGTGGGGGAGGCCCGGGTGCTGGAGCTGTAGGGGTCATAGAGGAGCTAGCTGATTATCTCCCGGTCCCCGTAATAGTGAGGGAGGGTGACACCTACCGCCTAGATTACGACCTCCCCAAGAGCATAGGGAGGGTCAGGATGTTTCACGGAAATATAGGTGTCCTCGTGAAGGCGTGGGGTTATCTAAAGCTACTGGGAAGCGAAGGTGTGAGGCTCTCCTCGGGAATAGCCGTTCTTAACGCGAACTATGTCAGGAAGAGGCTCATGGATATGGGGTTTGAGGTTCCCTATGGAAAGGACAGGCCGTGTAAGCACGAGTTCGTCATATCCCTGTCCAGATTCAGGAGGGAGTATGGGGTCAGGGCGCTCGACTTCGCCAAGGCGTTGATGGATAGAGGGGTGCATCCACCGACCATGTACTTCCCGCTCATAGTTCAGGAGGCGTTCATGATGGAGCCTACGGAATCGGATAGCTTGGAAGAGCTGGATTCCTATGTTTATGCCATGGGTGAGCTCGCCGATCTGGCTAGGAGTGACCCGGATGAGTTGCTCAGCGCCCCCAAGAATACAGCCATTGGCAGGATCGATGATTCATTCGCGAATAAGAGACTGTGGTTATCTTGGAAGGTATATAAGGACAGAGAGAGCAGCTAACACAACCTCGATCCCGAGAATAGCTTTCACCAGCTCGTACTCCTTATTAACTCCTATTTTGATGAGAAGCCATGCCAGAGACTTGTTCGGTGGGGGGATCAGGGTCCCATCAGGTTCGACCCTAGTGGGGATCTTCTTCCCGGTTCTCCCCCAACTTATGAGTTTTAAGAGGAAATCGAATCCGTGAGGAATGGTCATTATTATTAGAGGCCAGTAAGCCCCCCTCTGAGCTGAAATGAAGCCTATAAATCCTCCTAAGAGGAACGTCAGAGTGTTCCCCGGAAACGCTTTGGCGGGATACCAGTTGTAGGGGAGGAAGGCCAATATAGCGGACACTGAGATCAGCAGGGTGATCCCGTAGGCGTCACCCCTCACGAGCAATAGGATCGCTAACGCTAGATATATTATGAAGGAGGATCCTGCTTCGAGGCCGTTGAATCCGGCCAGAGTGTTGAAGGCATTGGTCACATAGATCCCGAATAGGGTAACCGCAACTATCTGAAGGAGTGGATCTTGGTGGAAGGGTGGGAATGGCTTCAGCGAGCTGTGGAACATGAGGAAAGGTATCCCCGATAATACTATCTTCTCCATATTTTTAAGGCCGATAAAGTCATCTATAAGGCCCATTGAGGCGAAAAGGACTGCAGCAGTAATCAAAGGGTAAGCTTCGATTGAAGGAATTAGGGAGGTCGCTGCCAAGACCCCTATTAAGGTCAATGCCGCTGGCAATCCACCTATTTTGAC
This DNA window, taken from Thermoproteota archaeon, encodes the following:
- a CDS encoding ATP-NAD kinase family protein yields the protein MRLWVSNIYKKRRKIGLIVNPIAGLGGPLGRKGTDDHKTVAEALRRGLKKTSLERATRALKFFRGIDVVVYAPRGEMGEISVISAGLGSKFIPLEYTPSSPSTREDTLRASEEIVRKGVDLLLFSGGDGTAADVLKVVNHRLVVLGIPSGVKVFSSVFAKTPEDAGRVARDYLEGRLDEAVGEVVDIPEEDYRSGSFSPKVIGTLRVPCSHLVQGSKSMEAPDEVVLEGIYRYIRSRLEARGLIVLGPGRTVSFIAAKMGYEKNPSTVDVITGGKYLEDVDYFEMESIIGGSQDRPLVILTPIGGTSFLLGRGNHQLIPAIKRADWGEDVMIVSTPSKIRNIEELLVDVDEPLENVPGYIRVIIGYREEKIVRVRLTQ
- the ftsZ gene encoding cell division protein FtsZ produces the protein MFEGMQETGSPQGREMVDLFRRIFNGPTDDESGIPMMDAARAIDSLDTPVKSEDYSAGNIVIVGVGGCGSNTVHNLNKLGVEGVRLVAINTDKVHLDGVEAPHKILIGENITNGLGAGGRPEVARACAEQDSHKISDALGSRPDLVFIAAGMGGGTGTGAAPIVAKIAKDKGAKVIGFVTLPFKTEGRHKYKIAQEGIRQLRKWADTVVLISNDKLLHLAGELPIDKAFVMADYTLAIMVKGIAEIIRKRTMVNVDLNDIRTLMSAGGVAAVGIGESSDPKRRAEEAVKMALRNQLIEISPDGAKGALVVVYGGKNLKLTEVHQITEIVASRMSSDAIIKIGADMDEHLGDSVRVILLLTGIKSPDVLGPERIGHMQPIISTGITAVDGQYDPVSVIEDALGRAYVLY
- the gcvPA gene encoding aminomethyl-transferring glycine dehydrogenase subunit GcvPA, whose product is MPMPAESLIPNASGLITSKMMNYLGINKLEDLFSDVPDSILINEPTGIGRSLTQSEVEALYSEKLEKNISFKLSFMGGGIADHYVPPLVDELVTNQEFYSSYTPYQPEISQGILQALFEYQSLMAELLGMDVVNASLYDYASALGEAGRFSVRVTKRKKILLATTTHPERKAVLKTYMEPLDVQIVEINREASGEISFDELSASMDENVGMVYLETPNFFGVVERGIEDVADIAHSKGALLVVGTDPLLAGIVKPPGELGADVVIGEGQHLGGYMSYGGPSLGIFAVRRSFRHIRQLPGRLIGMTKTVDRRYRGYTMVLQTREQHIRQEEATSNITTNSSLMAVRAAIYLALLGPDGIRSVAEKILYNTEYLKRKLSDLPCFSVLFENSLHFKEIPVVSEIPWGEVNSWLLRNGILGAFQVSKLFPDADSTGKLGLLSTTEKHRLADLDLLLRLMEEVCS
- a CDS encoding helicase C-terminal domain-containing protein, whose amino-acid sequence is MCEGIERHFPFDEFRPGQRELLADLCLSLSERGLALIEAPNGIGKTATVLTAMEYLSQRIGATFLYLVRTHSQIDRVLDECRRFSMVKVAALRGKRELCLNWRANRIANYYLFNKRCDELREEGKCPYFARNSQINKERCFDPLNLGGNGCPYYGSLKTIAKGNYDVVVASYAYLMDEGLLKFVEGTLGVRRSILVDEGHNLKKAWLSNHFITIERDLLIPISHHCWRIRDLLSYFKRSRLSYVALPKRYLAASLVCEGTVPKEVRETLIWLRGEVLEAEKVFLSGEGLLLFRRPKSTLEEIFSKYESVVLISGTWGGSESRGEFLVDANYRRVSLPRWGRLEAYITRDFTTRFEERSSYEYYRLATALADLSHTVLGNMGVFASSYDIVQGLLDAGLEELVEGPIFVERKGMRETERAYLIERYKRSWRQGAILLGVQGGRNSEGEDFPGPYMSTSVIVGMQFMKPGIFRSLTLSLWRRYSRLDNPELLIACRSAAQAAARPVRSSDDLGFVVFADSRFKLCLNLFPEWLRGMTKIASLEEVPQLADEFFSSNGYLLEDARVPLDGVNSSTIPLEGKPLEKRY
- the gcvPB gene encoding aminomethyl-transferring glycine dehydrogenase subunit GcvPB — encoded protein: MNRRYVQAKWQLSEGILEPTVFELGEIGKGGVVVARVEDELRREVGELEDLIPQDLQRGAIGLPGLTEPEVARHYSHLAQMNYGVDSGPYWLGSCTMKYTPKVAMKLESHPSLRNAHPYAPEESVQGILEILYELQEMLSSITGLPKFTLQPAAGAHGELVGALIIRKRFLDLGERRDEILIPESAHGSNFASAAMAGFKVVRIPPSEEGTVDMGALRAAISERTAGMMITNPNTLGIFESDILEIADLLHSNGSYLYYDGANLNAIMGWVRLSDMGVDLAHLNVHKTFSAPHGGGGPGAGAVGVIEELADYLPVPVIVREGDTYRLDYDLPKSIGRVRMFHGNIGVLVKAWGYLKLLGSEGVRLSSGIAVLNANYVRKRLMDMGFEVPYGKDRPCKHEFVISLSRFRREYGVRALDFAKALMDRGVHPPTMYFPLIVQEAFMMEPTESDSLEELDSYVYAMGELADLARSDPDELLSAPKNTAIGRIDDSFANKRLWLSWKVYKDRESS
- a CDS encoding ribbon-helix-helix domain-containing protein, yielding MVVVSFHIPHSLMRELEKLVQEVGFTSKSEAIREAIRLLIREYKRRNTGGVAF